A stretch of DNA from Anaerolineae bacterium:
GGTGGAGGCGGTCTGTGACCGCGTGGGCATTATCCGCCAGGGGGAGCTGGTACGCGTCGGTACGTTGGAGGAACTGGCCGGCGGGACCCTGCAGGTGGAGATACGCGCTCGGGCATTGACACCGGAGCTGATCGCCGGCCTGGCGCGCTGGGGGCGCGTCGTGCGGCAGGAAGGGGGCGAGCAGGTGCTC
This window harbors:
- a CDS encoding ABC transporter ATP-binding protein; translation: VEAVCDRVGIIRQGELVRVGTLEELAGGTLQVEIRARALTPELIAGLARWGRVVRQEGGEQVLLETAEEEALPAIAAWLVENGVRLYALTPCRRPLEDLFVQIVEGAQ